Below is a genomic region from Xanthocytophaga agilis.
CTTCTACGAACAGTCTGATAAGATTCTTCAACAAACCCTTACACATATTGGCTTAACCTTCCTAGCATTACTGGTTGCATTAGTTATTGGGGTTCCTTTGGGTTGCTGGATTAGCCATAAACCTAGAGTAGCATCCATTGTGATAGGTTTTACTGGAATTTTACAAACTGTACCCAGCATTGCTTTACTAGGTATTCTTATTCCTGTGTTAGGAATAGGAGTGAAGCCTGCTATTTTTGCTTTGTTTCTGTATGCCTTGCTTCCGATTGTACGAAATACGTATGTGGGTATCAGAGAAGTAGACGCCTCTGTTAGAGATGCTGCATTGGGACTGGGTATGAACCAATGGCAAATTCTAACCAAAGTTGAAATTCCCCTGGCAATGCCCGTAATCTTTGCAGGCATACGTACAGCAACAGTTATTAATGTAGGTGTAGCTACACTAGCTGCTTATGTAGCTGCAGGTGGATTGGGTGAATTTATTTTTGGAGGCATTGCACTTAACAACTCAGCCATGATTATGGCAGGGGCGATTCCTGCAGCCTTATTGGCTGTTTTATTTGATGGCTTGCTGGGATGGTTGCAAAAACGCACAGATTACAAAACACATAAGTTTGCAAAGTCAGGTCTAAAAATAAGTAGCTGGATAGTGGTAGGCATAATACTTCTGTCTGCACTCTATATAATCCCTAAAACAAAACAAACCCGTTTACTAGCAGGCTTTGCTCATGAGTTTGCTGGACGTGATGATGGTTACCCGGGACTAATAAAAACATATAGATTATCGATTAGTAATCTGCTGCTGGACCAGTCTCTCATGTATGAGGCTATTTTTCATGAGAACGTAGATGTAATCAGCGGGTACTCCACAGACGGACGTATCAAAGCTTATCACTTGCGTGTGCTGGAAGATGACAAGCAGGCCTTTCCTCCTTATCAGGCTGCCTGGGTAGTAAGAAGACAAACGCTGGTAAAATATCCTCAGCTACAAGCTGTATTGAGGGTGTTTGCACATTCGATCAATGATTCTGTTATGACAGCTCTCAACTATGAGGTAGATTACCTGCACAAATTACCTGCTGAGGTTGCCAAACAGTTTATACAGAAACAAAAACAATTTCATCTAGAAAAAAGTATAGGGCCCGAAGGAACTATCATTATTGGTTCCAAAGTTTTTTCAGAGCAATACATTCTGGCTGAACTCTTAAAGCAGTTAATCGAAGGCTACACAAATCTGGAGGTAGTTACCAAAACTGGTTTGGGAGGAACTAAGATTTGTTTTGATGCACTGAAAGCCGGAGCCATCGATTTATATCCCGAATACACAGGAACAGGCTTACTCGTTATTTTACAACCAGAAAACCAGAAACTGGATTCTCTTAAAGGAGATCCTACAAAAGTATATACATATGTTGCTCAGGAGTTTAAAAAGAGATATGAGTTGGAATGGCAAAAGCCTATTGGATTTAATAATGCCTATGCCTTAATGATGCGGGAAGCAGAAAGTAAAAAGCTACATATACAAACCATCTCTGAGTTACAAAGATACCTCATGTCTGGAAAATAAATTATATGTACAAGTAATCGGCGACTATTGATTGATATTATAGTGGAATAGACTTTGACAGTTTCGAATTTTTGATAACCTATTTTTTATGATTGCTTGTCTTGATGTTGACTACCGGGATGACCACGCTGCGGTAGCTTGCTTGCTCTTTACTTCTTGGACGGATGAAACGGAAGCCCAGCAGATTAGTAAGCGTATTGATGATGTCGCACCTTATGTATCTGGTGAATTCTATAAACGTGAATTACCTTGTCTGCTTGCTGTACTTGAACCTATAGCTGAAACACTGACCACTGTTGTCATTGACGGATACGTATATCTTGCTCCCGAAAAGAAAGGCTTAGGAGGATATCTGTTTCATGCATTGAATCAAGAGATTCCAGTTGTGGGAGTTGCCAAAACCAGATTTCACGAAGCTCCTGCTGTTGCTGTACTACGAGGTGATAGTCAGAATCCCTTATTTGTCACATCCGCTGGACTGGATATACAACAGGCAGGTGAGTATATAAAACAGATGCACGGTGAATTTAGATTACCTACTTTACTTAAAAAAGTAGATCGGTTATGTCGGGATGCTGTTTTTGCGTAATCTTGTGGCATCTAAGATTTTCTTTGATATAATTCCATGTCTGACATCTACATTTACAATACACCTGTTCCTGTAGGGAAAGCTGTTTCTATTAAGATTCCTATTGCACGGCTGCCATCACATACATTGATTGAACTGCCCGTATATGTATTTCGTGGCAAGACAGATGGTCCTGGTTTGTTATTAACTGCTGGAATTCATGGTGATGAAATTAATGGAATAGAGATAGTGAGGCGGCTTATCAATGAGAATTACCTCATGCCTGACATTGGAACTGTAATAGCCATCCCGTTGGTCAATGTATATGGATTTATTTTCAATTCCCGTAATCTGCCAGATGGAAAAGATCTGAATCGTTGTTTTCCAGGATCTGCCAATGGGTCACTTGCTAATCGCATGGCGCACATTCTTATGACAGAGATTTTACCTCATGTGCACCATGGGGTTGACTTTCATACAGGAGGTGATCGGATAGCTAACTTTCCTCAGATTCGTTGCAATCTGGATCATGTAAAGAACAAAGAGTTAGCGTCAGCTTTTGGAGCCCCCTTTATTGTCAATACTGAATTAATTGATAAATCATTTCGTAAAGAAGCCTTAAAAACAGGCAAATCAATTCTGGTTTTTGAAGGTGGTGAATCACTGCGACTGGATGAGCATGCTATTGCCGAAGGAAAAGCAGGTGTAAGGAGAATCATGCACTATCTGAAAATGCGAGACCAGGAAGAGAAAAAACAGATTCCAATTACTATTAAAAGTACTACCTGGATGAGGACCAAAGATTCCGGTATTTTTAATCCATTTGTCATTTCAGGCTCTAAAGTTGTAAAAAATCAGCCTTTGGCAACTATTACAGATCCATATGGTGAGTCTCAGGTAACAATTAAGAGTCCTTATGATGGATATATTATTGGCTTGAACAATATGCCAGTTGTAAACTCTGGTGATGCTCTTATTCATGTCGGAAAATAAATCATTCTCAGATCTGCTTATGAAAAAGCTGGCTTCTTGTCTGATAGAGGTTGTCTCAACTGTTCGTAAAGAAGCTCAACGAGCAGTTTTTGTAGATAACTTTAATTAACTATGAATTGAAAAACAGGTGCAGATAGAATACAAAAGATGCCTTTGTAGCCCTTACAAAATGATTTATACAGCCTCTTAAATTCTTTTAAAATTTTTTCTGCCAATAAATCTTTTGCTTTGAGAGAGTTTCCTTCCTAAAAACCTATTATTTTTTCTTTCTTATATTATAATTGTCTAGGTTTGTTCTAAAATTGAATGAAAACTTAACTGATTCATACATTGTTTAATCTGTACAAACGCTTTAGCAATTATGCTATAATAGAGCGTTTTGTAGCTTTGCATAAAATTAAGCTATTTTAAGATAAAAGTGGATTAGTTATCAGTTGTTTACCTTTTATTCAGAGATTCCATTTCAGGTAAAAGGGCATTTAAATAGATAAATATACATTCTAATATCATCTCTCAGAAAACTAGTGTTTTGTAATCATGGATAAATATTCTTACATCGCCAATGCGCATGGTGCGTATATTGACGAACTCTATCGGGCATACAAAGAAAATCCTGACTCGGTAGATACCAGCTGGCAAAAATTCTTTGAAGGATTTGAGTTCTCTAATCAATATGGAGGGAACGGCAATGGAACCGCAGTTAATGGTACAACTAAGACAGGAACAGATGTAAATATACAGAAAGAGATTGCAGTTCGAAATCTGATTCATGGCTATCGTATGCGCGGGCACTTAAAATCAGATACCAATCCTGTTCGTCAGCGTCGGGATCGTAAGCCTATGCTGGATCTGAAAGATTTTGGTTTGACGGATGCCGATCTGGATACCACATTTGAAGCCGCCAGAGAAGTATTAGGTGCACCAGCAACGTTACGGAAGCTGGTTGAATCCCTGAAAAAGATTTATGAAGGAAAGATTGGATTTGAGTTTATGTATATTCGTGAGCCTGAGGTTCTGGAATATTTCAAAGGGAAAGTAGAAAAAGAAGCGCTTGCGTTTACCTTATCTCTGGATGAGAAGAAACGTATTCTTACCAAGCTGAATGAGGCAGTTGTGTTCGAAAACTTCCTGCATACAAAATATATTGGTCAGAAACGTTTTTCACTGGAAGGTGGAGAAACTACAATTCCTGCTTTGGATGCGATTATCAGTGAGACTGCGGAACAAGGCGTAAATGAGGTAATCATTGGGATGGCTCACCGGGGTCGTTTAAATATCCTGGCCAATATCATGGGTAAAACCTATGAAAATATCTTTAACGAATTTGAAGGCGCTTATACACCTGACCTGACTATGGGCGATGGTGATGTGAAATACCACATGGGATATGCCTCTCAGATCGAAACGCCAAAAGGAAAGAAAGTTCAGTTAAAACTAGCTCCTAATCCCTCTCACCTGGAAGCAGTTAACCCTGTAGTAGAAGGATATTCCCGTGCAAAAGCCGATGTTCTGTATCAGAGTGACTATGATAAGGTATTGCCTATATTAATTCACGGTGATGCTGCTGTGGCAGGACAGGGAATTGTGTATGAGGTAACTCAGATGTCTGCACTACCAGGGTATTATACAGGTGGAACTATTCACTTTGTGATTAACAACCAGGTTGGTTTCACTACTGACTTTGAAGATGCACGTTCCAGCATCTATTGTACAGATGTAGCTAAAATTGTAGACGCACCTGTATTACATGTAAATGGTGATGATCCGGAAGCAGTAGTATTTTGTGCTAAGCTGGCTGCTGATTATCGTCAGCGCTTTAACCGGGATATCTTTATTGATATGGTGTGTTATCGTCGTCATGGTCATAATGAATCTGACGAACCGAAATTTACACAACCAACTTTATATAACGTTATTTCCAAACATCCTAACCCACGTGAAATCTATAACAAACAGTTGATTACACGGGGTGATGTAGATGCAAAGCTTGCGGAGAAGATGGATGAAGAGTTCCGCAACATGCTACAGGATCGTTTAAATATGGTTAAGCAGAAGCCTCTGCCATATTACTATCAGAAAAATGAAGAAGCCTGGAATGCATTGCGCAGATCAGCTCAGGAGGATTTCGATAAGTCTCCGGAAACAGGTATAAGTCTGGATGTAATAGAAAAAGTTGGTCAGAAATTAGTAAATATTCCTGCAGATTTCCGTCCGTTAAAACAGATTGAGAAGTTGTTGAAAGAAAGAAAGGAAATGTTCTTTGAGAAAAAACAACTGAACTGGGCAGCTGCAGAACTATTGGCATATGGTTCTATTCTGGCAGAAGGAAAGATTGTTCGTTTAAGTGGACAGGATGTACAGCGTGGTACTTTCAGCCATCGTCATGCTGTGTTGCATGATGCTGAAACCAATCAGGCATATAACAACCTTGACTTTACAGCAGAAGGAAAAAATAAATTCATGATTTATAATTCCTTGTTGTCTGAATATGGTGTACTTGGTTTTGAATTTGGCTATGCTATGGCAAACCCCAATGCACTGGTTCTTTGGGAAGCCCAGTTTGGCGATTTTGCTAACGGTGCACAGGTAATGATTGATCAGTTCATTGCTCCATCTGAAACCAAGTGGCAACGTATGAATGGGTTGGTAATGCTACTGCCACACGGCTACGAGGGACAGGGGCCAGAGCACTCAAATGCTCGTCCGGAACGCTTCCTGCAACTAGCTGCTGAAAATAATATCGTAGTAGCAAACGTTACGCAACCAGCCAACTTCTTCCATTTATTGCGTCGTCAGCTGGCATGGGAGTTCCGCAAACCATTGATTGTAATGTCTCCAAAATCAATGTTACGTCATCCATTGGCTGTATCACCGCTGGAAGAGTTTACAACTGGAAGCTTTAAAGAGGTAATTGCAGATACTCAGGCAGATCCTAAAAAAGTGAAGAAAGTTTTATTGTGTTCTGGTAAGCTGTATTATGAATTGTATGAGGCTCGTCAGGAACAAAAACGTGATGATATTGCTATCATAGCATTGGAGCAGTTGCATCCATTCCCAGCCAAGCAGGTACATAATTTGTTGATGCAGTACGACAAAAAAGCTAAAATCTGCTGGGTACAGGAAGAACCTGAGAACATGGGATACTGGTCATATGTAATGCGTACATATAAATATGTGGCTATGGAAGTGATTGCTCGTAAAGCAAGTGCTTCGCCTGCTACAGGATACGCTAAAGTACATGCTCAGGAACAAGCAGATATTATCAAAAGAGCTCTTTCATAACTATTTTTAAGAAACCTAATCATTCTATATTATATTCTTTATGGCTTTAGACATCAAAATACCTGCTGTCGGTGAATCTATTTCGGAAGTAACTATTTCGAAATGGAACAAGAAAGATGGCGAGACTGTACAAATGGATGAAGTTCTTTGTGAACTGGAATCTGATAAAGCGACCTTTGAATTAAATGCCCCTGCTGCGGGTGTATTACATATTGTAGTTCAGGAAGGTGAAACCATTGCGATTGATACTTTGATTGCTCGTATTGATGAAGCCAATGGACAACCAAAAACTTCTACACCAACTGCTCAGACTACAACTCCTGCTGAAGAAGTGAAGCCAGCTGCGGCCACAGGACAAACAGTAGAGATGAAAGTACCTACTGTTGGAGAGTCAATTACGGAAGTAACAATAGGAACATGGCATAAAAACGATGGAGATCAGGTGCAATTAAATGACCTGCTTTGCGAAATCGAGTCTGATAAAGCTACTTTTGAACTGACAGCTGAACAGGCGGGAACATTGCGTATTGTAGCTACACAGGGAACAACTTTGCCTATTGGTGGTTTGATTTGTAAAATTGAAGTAACCGCAGGTGGCGCACAACCCGTAAGCCAGGCTACGGCTACTCCTTCACAGCCTGTACCTGCTACTCAGACTGCTCCATCCGGAGATAAAACATATGCAACAGGTACACCTTCACCAGCTGCTAATAAAATTCTGGCAGAAAAAGGTGTTAAACCTGAAGATGTTCAGGGTACAGGTGTTGATGGTCGCATCACAAAAAATGATGCTGTGAATGCTCAGAAGCCGGTAGCAGCCAACAATGCGCAACCGTCGGTATCCAAGCCAGCTGAAAAAACTTCGGCTCCAAAACAACCTGTTGTAAGTGGAGAGCGTAGCGACCGTCGTGAGAAAATGACGTCTTTGCGTAAAACTGTAGCTCGTCGTCTGGTAGCTGTAAAAAATGAGACCGCTATGTTAACTACATTCAATGAAGTTGACATGAAGCCAATCATGGACTTACGCGCTAAATACAAAGATAAATTTAAAGAAAAACATAGTGTTGGGTTAGGCTTTATGTCATTCTTTACCAAAGCATGTTGTGTGGCTTTGCAGGAATGGCCAGCGGTAAACGCTATGATCGACGGAGATGAAATCGTATACCACCAGTATGCTGATATTTCAATCGCTGTATCTTCTCCCCGTGGTTTGGTAGTACCAATTATTCGGAATGCAGAACAAATGAGTTTTGCAGAGATCGAAGCGGAGATTGTACGTTTAGCTGGTAAAGCAAAAGAAAATAAACTGACAATTGATGATATGACAGGTGGAACATTTACTATCACCAATGGTGGTATTTTCGGTTCTATGTTGTCAACTCCAATCATCAATGCTCCTCAGACTGCTATTCTGGGTATGCACAACATTGTGGAACGTCCTGTAGTAGTAGATGGACAAATTGTGATACGCCCTATTATGTATCTGGCATTGAGTTACGATCACCGTATTATTGATGGACGTGAGGCTGTAAGCTTCCTGGTACGTGTAAAACAACTCCTTGAAGATCCTACTCGCTTATTATTAGAAGTCTAACAGATAGGCTGCTTTTGAGCCATACAAGATTACTATAATCTTGTATGGCTTGATTTTTCTGTACTATTCCCTCCTTTTGATAAGATGAAATATTTCTTATTGCCTTGCCTTATTATTCTATATCTGTTTCTGGCTACTTCCTGTAGTGAAGATCGTGACACATTGAGTCGTTCCTGGCGAATCATGAAGGTAGAAATGAAAGAGATAGAACTCAAACATAATGGCAGGAAGGATGTTCAGTTAAATAATCTAAATATTCAGGGTAGGCTCGATTCCATTTTTAAGAATACTCACATTCGTTTATACGAAAGAGGAGAGTATGCTATCCTTTTTCAGGGAGGAGACTATGTATCTAAAAATTGGCTCTATGACTATAAGACAGAACAGATAACTCTTGTAGGACATACACCTATGCAGGAATATGTTTTGAAAAAAATAGATTCAGGAAAGGATTGGATGCAAGTGGAATTAACCTTACCCAGAGATTTTAGTATAACAGCTGAATTTCCTGAATTCATAATAGGGAAAGTATCCTTATTATTTTCTGAAGATCACAAGTATGAAGAAGGAGAGACAGATTTATTAGAGCCTCATAGAAATGAATGGCGGATAAAACCTCTCAAAAAAGCTTCAAAGGAAGATATTAGAAAGCGACTAGTTGATCATTTATCTTATATACTGGATTATTTTCAACTGATCGAAGATAAACAGCAAAGCTATTTTGATACCCGTCTTTTGCAGTCACCATTGAAATTTTACAGTCATGGCTTGGGAGTAGCTTCTTCCAGCAATTTGCCTGAGCGATGGTCAAATACATTTTATGATCAGGAAGATGCTATCACAGCACAGAAAATGTTGGGAGATGCGCTTGATAGTACAGGCGATTATCCCAAAGGAAAAACCTTTATAGAAGAATACAGGAAGGTGATAGAAAAAATGCGGCTGTATTTAGAAAACTGAAAGGATTTTTCTAATAAAAACATATTATTTTTACGAGATTTGTTCATTCTTACATTCTACATTTTTAATTAAAAACATATGGATTTTGATGTAATTGTTATCGGCTCCGGACCAGGAGGATATATTGCGGCTATCCGTTGTGCTCAATTAGGCATGAAAACGGCTATTATTGAAAAGTACTCAGCATTAGGTGGTACCTGTTTAAATGTAGGATGTATTCCTTCCAAAGCATTACTTGATTCTTCAGAACATTATTATAATGCAGCTCATTCATTTGCTCAGCATGGAATCTCTATTAAAGACATGCAACTGGATTTTGGACAAATGATCAAAAGAAAAGAAGAAGTGGTTGGACAGATGACCAAGGGAGTAGAGTTTCTGATGAACAAAAACAAAATTACTACTTATATAGGGTTTGGGTCTTTTGTAGATAAGAATACTGTAAAAGTAAAATCTAATGATGGACAGGAACAACAGATCTCTGCTAAAAATATCATCATTGCGA
It encodes:
- a CDS encoding ABC transporter permease/substrate-binding protein, producing MIQFFYEQSDKILQQTLTHIGLTFLALLVALVIGVPLGCWISHKPRVASIVIGFTGILQTVPSIALLGILIPVLGIGVKPAIFALFLYALLPIVRNTYVGIREVDASVRDAALGLGMNQWQILTKVEIPLAMPVIFAGIRTATVINVGVATLAAYVAAGGLGEFIFGGIALNNSAMIMAGAIPAALLAVLFDGLLGWLQKRTDYKTHKFAKSGLKISSWIVVGIILLSALYIIPKTKQTRLLAGFAHEFAGRDDGYPGLIKTYRLSISNLLLDQSLMYEAIFHENVDVISGYSTDGRIKAYHLRVLEDDKQAFPPYQAAWVVRRQTLVKYPQLQAVLRVFAHSINDSVMTALNYEVDYLHKLPAEVAKQFIQKQKQFHLEKSIGPEGTIIIGSKVFSEQYILAELLKQLIEGYTNLEVVTKTGLGGTKICFDALKAGAIDLYPEYTGTGLLVILQPENQKLDSLKGDPTKVYTYVAQEFKKRYELEWQKPIGFNNAYALMMREAESKKLHIQTISELQRYLMSGK
- a CDS encoding endonuclease V translates to MIACLDVDYRDDHAAVACLLFTSWTDETEAQQISKRIDDVAPYVSGEFYKRELPCLLAVLEPIAETLTTVVIDGYVYLAPEKKGLGGYLFHALNQEIPVVGVAKTRFHEAPAVAVLRGDSQNPLFVTSAGLDIQQAGEYIKQMHGEFRLPTLLKKVDRLCRDAVFA
- a CDS encoding succinylglutamate desuccinylase/aspartoacylase family protein, which translates into the protein MSDIYIYNTPVPVGKAVSIKIPIARLPSHTLIELPVYVFRGKTDGPGLLLTAGIHGDEINGIEIVRRLINENYLMPDIGTVIAIPLVNVYGFIFNSRNLPDGKDLNRCFPGSANGSLANRMAHILMTEILPHVHHGVDFHTGGDRIANFPQIRCNLDHVKNKELASAFGAPFIVNTELIDKSFRKEALKTGKSILVFEGGESLRLDEHAIAEGKAGVRRIMHYLKMRDQEEKKQIPITIKSTTWMRTKDSGIFNPFVISGSKVVKNQPLATITDPYGESQVTIKSPYDGYIIGLNNMPVVNSGDALIHVGK
- a CDS encoding 2-oxoglutarate dehydrogenase E1 component translates to MDKYSYIANAHGAYIDELYRAYKENPDSVDTSWQKFFEGFEFSNQYGGNGNGTAVNGTTKTGTDVNIQKEIAVRNLIHGYRMRGHLKSDTNPVRQRRDRKPMLDLKDFGLTDADLDTTFEAAREVLGAPATLRKLVESLKKIYEGKIGFEFMYIREPEVLEYFKGKVEKEALAFTLSLDEKKRILTKLNEAVVFENFLHTKYIGQKRFSLEGGETTIPALDAIISETAEQGVNEVIIGMAHRGRLNILANIMGKTYENIFNEFEGAYTPDLTMGDGDVKYHMGYASQIETPKGKKVQLKLAPNPSHLEAVNPVVEGYSRAKADVLYQSDYDKVLPILIHGDAAVAGQGIVYEVTQMSALPGYYTGGTIHFVINNQVGFTTDFEDARSSIYCTDVAKIVDAPVLHVNGDDPEAVVFCAKLAADYRQRFNRDIFIDMVCYRRHGHNESDEPKFTQPTLYNVISKHPNPREIYNKQLITRGDVDAKLAEKMDEEFRNMLQDRLNMVKQKPLPYYYQKNEEAWNALRRSAQEDFDKSPETGISLDVIEKVGQKLVNIPADFRPLKQIEKLLKERKEMFFEKKQLNWAAAELLAYGSILAEGKIVRLSGQDVQRGTFSHRHAVLHDAETNQAYNNLDFTAEGKNKFMIYNSLLSEYGVLGFEFGYAMANPNALVLWEAQFGDFANGAQVMIDQFIAPSETKWQRMNGLVMLLPHGYEGQGPEHSNARPERFLQLAAENNIVVANVTQPANFFHLLRRQLAWEFRKPLIVMSPKSMLRHPLAVSPLEEFTTGSFKEVIADTQADPKKVKKVLLCSGKLYYELYEARQEQKRDDIAIIALEQLHPFPAKQVHNLLMQYDKKAKICWVQEEPENMGYWSYVMRTYKYVAMEVIARKASASPATGYAKVHAQEQADIIKRALS
- the odhB gene encoding 2-oxoglutarate dehydrogenase complex dihydrolipoyllysine-residue succinyltransferase: MALDIKIPAVGESISEVTISKWNKKDGETVQMDEVLCELESDKATFELNAPAAGVLHIVVQEGETIAIDTLIARIDEANGQPKTSTPTAQTTTPAEEVKPAAATGQTVEMKVPTVGESITEVTIGTWHKNDGDQVQLNDLLCEIESDKATFELTAEQAGTLRIVATQGTTLPIGGLICKIEVTAGGAQPVSQATATPSQPVPATQTAPSGDKTYATGTPSPAANKILAEKGVKPEDVQGTGVDGRITKNDAVNAQKPVAANNAQPSVSKPAEKTSAPKQPVVSGERSDRREKMTSLRKTVARRLVAVKNETAMLTTFNEVDMKPIMDLRAKYKDKFKEKHSVGLGFMSFFTKACCVALQEWPAVNAMIDGDEIVYHQYADISIAVSSPRGLVVPIIRNAEQMSFAEIEAEIVRLAGKAKENKLTIDDMTGGTFTITNGGIFGSMLSTPIINAPQTAILGMHNIVERPVVVDGQIVIRPIMYLALSYDHRIIDGREAVSFLVRVKQLLEDPTRLLLEV